Proteins from one Deinococcus sp. AB2017081 genomic window:
- a CDS encoding roadblock/LC7 domain-containing protein, with translation MLAELTQLVNDVDGAWAAAIGGLDGLLIEGHSAGSADLSLLVAEHAGLLRSAGSSYAHTLGGGHARELYVRGERLSVYLHPIKTEYYLLLALDARSNLGQARLYGRDAARKLGAML, from the coding sequence ATGCTTGCCGAACTGACGCAACTCGTGAATGACGTGGACGGTGCGTGGGCCGCCGCCATCGGCGGACTGGACGGCCTGCTCATCGAGGGGCACAGTGCCGGCAGCGCCGACCTGAGCCTGCTGGTGGCCGAGCACGCCGGACTGCTGCGCTCGGCGGGCAGTTCGTACGCCCACACGCTGGGCGGCGGACACGCGCGCGAACTGTATGTGCGCGGTGAGCGCCTGAGCGTGTACCTGCATCCCATCAAGACCGAGTACTACCTGCTGCTGGCCCTGGATGCCCGCAGCAATCTCGGGCAGGCGCGGCTGTATGGCCGGGACGCCGCCCGCAAACTGGGGGCCATGCTGTGA
- a CDS encoding roadblock/LC7 domain-containing protein, producing the protein MIIDALQGLSGGVAAALVGPDGLPIESQGEGGDALAAELAALRATFDRVGRRLGAGDVTRLTMTSERVEVVAVTSGQHVIGVALARGQDTRSAQQALARVALDLLPLPRVEG; encoded by the coding sequence GTGATCATCGACGCACTCCAGGGCCTGTCCGGCGGGGTCGCGGCTGCCCTTGTCGGGCCAGACGGCCTGCCCATCGAATCGCAGGGCGAGGGCGGCGACGCCCTGGCCGCCGAACTGGCGGCGCTGCGGGCGACCTTCGACCGGGTGGGCCGCCGCCTGGGAGCCGGAGACGTCACGCGGCTCACCATGACCAGCGAACGGGTCGAGGTGGTCGCGGTGACCAGTGGCCAGCACGTGATCGGCGTGGCGCTGGCCCGTGGCCAGGACACCCGCAGTGCCCAGCAGGCCCTGGCGCGGGTGGCGCTCGACCTCCTGCCCCTGCCGCGCGTGGAGGGCTGA
- a CDS encoding roadblock/LC7 domain-containing protein encodes MLDTLMAVRGMTHVLLIDHNGSVLSSAGLEPGLLKRELGLVAAGKAVIGSLQTTLDAAGWSELLLDLDSGPVLLTPFGPQILVTAFDDVTSLGRVRFAVRRLLNP; translated from the coding sequence ATGCTCGACACGCTGATGGCCGTACGCGGCATGACCCACGTCCTGCTGATCGACCACAACGGCTCAGTCCTGAGTTCGGCCGGGCTGGAGCCGGGTCTCCTGAAACGGGAACTCGGGCTCGTCGCCGCCGGCAAGGCGGTGATCGGCAGCCTCCAGACCACGCTGGACGCGGCCGGCTGGAGCGAGCTGCTGCTCGATCTCGACAGCGGCCCGGTGCTGCTCACGCCCTTCGGCCCACAGATCCTGGTGACCGCCTTCGACGACGTCACCAGCCTGGGCCGCGTGCGCTTCGCGGTGCGCCGGCTCCTCAACCCGTGA